One segment of Ipomoea triloba cultivar NCNSP0323 chromosome 12, ASM357664v1 DNA contains the following:
- the LOC115999515 gene encoding secreted RxLR effector protein 161-like, producing MKEEMNSMRSNEVWDLVELPNGAKAIGCNIERYKARLVAKGFNPKEGIDYTETFSPIHRDRSRGILGLSQETYINKVLERFRMKDCSPSPALIVRGDKFSLDQCPKNDFERESMKNIPYASVVGCLGYIQVCTRPDIAFAVGMLGRYQSDLGLDHWRAAKKVLRYLKGTKDYKLVFRKMNTLDIVGYFDSDFAGCIDSRKSTSGNIFIMAGGAISWRSVKQTLVTTSTMEAEFRSREDRDYLREWRASVAARRKNERNTATQKIQGQMREICNRVK from the exons GCAACATCGAGCGATACAAGGCTAGGCTCGTTGCTAAAGGATTCAATCCaaaagaaggaatcgattacacAGAGACcttttctcct atccatAGGGATAGATCCCGGGGCATTCTGGGACTATCGCAGGAAACCTATatcaacaaagtcttagaaagatttcGGATGAAGGATTGTTCACCGAGTCCAGCTCTTATTGTGAGAGGTGATAAATTCAGTTTGGACCAGtgtccaaagaatgattttgaaagagaatccaTGAAGAATATTCCCTATGCTTCGGTTGTCGGTTGTCTCGGGTATATTCAAGTCTGTACTAGGCCGGACATCGCCTTTGCTGTTGGAATGCTGGGACGATATCAAAGTGATCTGGGTttagaccactggagagctgCAAAGAAGGTTTTGAGGTATCTCAAAGGTACCAAGGATTATAAGCTTGTGTTCAGGAAGATGAACACTTTGGACATTGTTGGGTACTTTGActcggactttgccggttgcatTGATTCTCGGAAATCAACTTCGGGAAACATTTTCATTATGGCCGGTGGAGCTAtttcatggagaagtgttaaacaaactctTGTCACCACTTCAACtatggaagccgagttc AGAAGTAGAGAGGATAGAGATTACCTCAGAGAATGGAGAGCATCAGTTGCTGCGAggaggaaaaatgagagaaacACTGCTACGCAGAAGATCCAAGGGCAAATGAGAGAAATTTGCAATAGGGTCAAGTAG